The Desulfobotulus pelophilus DNA window TGTGGGCGGAGGTACCAGTGACTTTTCCCTGATCCGGGTAAAAGATGCTGACGGGAGACTGGAGCTGGAGCGGATCGCCGTTGGCAACCATCTTTTGGTAGGGGGAGATAACATGGATTTAACCCTTGCCTACCATGTGGCCGCAGGGCTTGCTGCTAAAAACAAGGCTTTGGATGCTTGGCAGATGCGGGGACTAATTCAGCGTTCCCGTCAGGTCAAGGAAAGTCTCCTGAAGGATCCAGGCAAAGAGAGCTTGTCCGTTACCATTGCAGGACGGGGCAGCGGGCTGATTGCCGGAACCATTAAGTCGGAGGTTCGCTATGATGAAGTTGAGAAGCTCATTATGACAGGTTTTTTTCCGGAATGTGACAGGGATGCACGACCTGTGCAGCCTTCTGGATCCGGACTCAGCGAATTTGGTCTCGGGTATGAGGCGGACCCGGCCATAACACGGCATCTCGCTGCTTTTCTGGCTGAAACGGGGGAAGAGCCTACGGCTGTCCTTTTTAACGGTGGCGTGATGAAGCCATCCCTGCTCAGAGAGAGGCTGTGCCGGATTGTAGCCTCCTGGCAGAATGGCAAAGAAGTCCGTGAGCTGGAGAATGAAGCCGGTGATCTGGCTGTGGCCATGGGTGCAGCTTATTATGGATGGGCAAGGAAGGGGAGGGGAATTCGCATCCGCAGCGGGCTGAGCCGGACCTACTATATCGGTGTTGCAGCGGCTATGCCTGCAGTTCCCGGTATCCCCATGCCAAAAAAAGCTCTTTGCATAGCTCCTTTTGGCATGGAAGAAGGAAGCGAAGTCAGCATCAGGGAAAAGATTTATATGCTGAACGTGGGTGTGCCCGTATCCTTTGAGCTTCTAGCATCCACAAGTCGGCGGGAAGATACTCCGGGCGAAGTGGTGGAAGACTGGCAGGGTGCGCTTGTACCCGTTGCTCGTATTGAAACCCGTCTGGACGGTGGGGACGAAAAGCGTATTCCCGTAACCCTTGCCGTACGTGTTACTGAAGTGGGAACGCTTGAATTTTTCTGTGTATCCGAAAAAGATGGACGAAGCTGGGATCTGGCGTTTCAGATTCGGGAAGGTTTTTCCTGATTGGGGAGGAAGGGCGGGTTCTCTTCCCTGTAAGCGGTACTTTAACGATAGTGTTACTCCTGTGGCTGCCGCAAAGAGAGAACATATATCCATATGGTTTCACAGAAGCCCTCAATTCATGACTGTAAGCCGTTAGCCGGACTGTGGTTCTGGGCTTTTGCCGTTAACTTCATTTCCAGGATTTTATATGCAGAACAGCGAGACTCCTTTTGTGGTTGGGATCGATCTCGGAACAACCAATTCCGCGGTATCCTTTGTGGATCTAAGAAAAAAATCATTTGAAATCAAGAATTTTCCCATTCAGCAGCTGGCAGGTGCCGGTGTTTTTGCTCCGCATAATGTACTCCCTTCCTTTCTTTATATCCCTGGTACCCATGAAATGGATTCATCCGCAATTCAGCACCCATGGCCTAAGTCAACGGATATGTTTGCGGGTCTGTTTGCAAGGGAGTATGGAGGCAAGGTGCCGTCCCGCCTTGTGGTTTCCGCTAAAAGCTGGCTGTGTCATGACCAGGTGGACAGGCGTGCTCCCATCCTTCCATGGGGAGCACCGGCAGAAATTCCTAAGGTGTCACCGATTGAGGCAACATCACTTTATCTATCCCATATTCGTAGTGCGTGGAATACATACCATGCCAAAGATCCGGATCTTTATCTTGAGCATCAGCAAATTACGGTCACGGTCCCTGCATCCTTTGACGAAGTGGCAAGGGAGATGACCCTTGAAGCAGCAAGGGAAGCCGGTCTGCCGAGGGTCATTCTTCTGGAGGAGCCCCTTGCAGCTTTTTATTCCTGGCTTTTGCGTCATGAAAAGAACTGGATGGAGCAGATCCGGCCGGGAGAGCTGGTACTTGTCTGTGACATGGGAGGGGGGACAAGCGACTTTACGCTGATATCCTTGAAAGAGAGCGAGGAAGGGGGAAGTCCGCGTTTTGAACGGATTGCCGTAGGCGATCATCTGATTCTCGGTGGGGATAATGTGGACCTTGCTTTGGCTCGTATGATTGAAATGAGGCTGGGAGGTAAGGATATTTCTCTTTCCGGAGACCGCTGGAAGGTTCTCTGTCACCTCTGCCGTGCGGCAAAGGAACGGCTGCTTGAGGGAGGGCGGGCAAGGGAACGGATTACAATCATGGGGGAAGGCCGGAGACTGATTGGTGATACGGTTTCTGTTTTTCTGGAACAAGAAGAAACGGAAGAAATTGTTCTTGAAGGGTTTTTCCCCAGGCTGTCTCCCGATGACCTGAAGCGTGATGCGCCTCCTGTTACGGGCGGTGTTACAGAATTTGGACTTCCATATGCGGCTGATGCAGCCCTGACTCGGTATCTGGCTGCTTTTCTTTACAGTCACAAGGAAGAAGTCCATCGAAAAATGGATCGTTCCGTCTGTCCTGATCATATTCTTTTTAATGGCGGTGCATTGAAACCGCTCAGCATCAGGGAGCGTATCAGGGTCGCCGTTTCCGATCTTTTTAATCTGTCTCCGGATCAGGCTCCCGCAGAGTTGGAGAATCCTAATCCTGATCTTGCTGTGTCTTTGGGCGCTGCCTACTATGGCCTTGTTAAATACGGGAAGGGTGTACGGGTTGGGAGCGGCAGCCCCAGGAGTTACTACATGAGTATTGGTGTTGGAGAGCAAAAAAAAGCCTTGTGTCTTGTAGAGCGTGGCCTGGATGAAGGCAGTGTGATTGATCTTCCCCGGAATATTTTTGAGGTACAGGCAAATCAGCCGGTACAGTTTGATGTGTATGCTTCCAGTTTTCGTTCCGGTGACAGGGCAGGGGATCTGATCAATATTGATGAGACCCTTTCTCCTCTTCCACCCCTTCGGACTTTGATCCGGTTTGGCAAGAAGGAAGAGGCTCGGAGTATTCCTGTTCATATGGAAGCGAATTATACGGAAATGGGATCCCTTGCTCTCTGGTGTCGGTCAGGGATTTCTGATCACAGGTGGCAACTTTCTTTTCAGCTTCGGCAGCCGTATCAGGTCCTTGTTCCAGACAACAAGGATATTCTGGATGCTGAGCGAGTTGATGCTGCCGTGTGTGCCGCTCTCATGGCCTTTGATGATACCGGAGAAATTGTAAATCCCGTACGGGAAATAGCGGCTATTGTTCTTTTATCCAAGAATCAATGGCCACTGGATCTTTTGAGAAAAATATCCGATGCTTTGCTCTCCGAGCCGGATTTACGTCGTATTTCACCTGCCCATGAAAGTCGATGGTTGAATCTTCTTGGTTTTTGTCTCAGGCCCGGTACGGGAGATGCTTTTGATGATGAAAGGTTACGGAAGCTATGGCGTTTTTACAAAGATGGTCTTGTTTTTACCAACAAAACCCAAAATAAAAATGAGTGGTGGATTCTCTGGCGTCGGGTTGCTGCCGGTTTGGGGCCAGGCAGACAGCGTCAGATTCTTCAGGATCTTTCTTCCGTACTTTTTACAAAAACAAAGTCAAAAAAAATTATTTTTTCACAGGAATTGGTGGAAATATGGTCTGCCGTTGCTAATATGGAATTTTTAAGTGTTCAGGATAAAAAAAGATGTTCTGAAGCGTTGCTGCCTCTGCTCCACCCGAGAAAATCTCCTGAGCGTCTCTTCTGGTCTTTTGCAAGGCTGTGCAGCCGTACCCTTTTATATGGACCGGCGGACAGGGTTTTGCCTCCGGAGATGGTGACCCCTTGGCTGGATACGATTCTTGCTATGAACTGGAACGATCCGGAAGCCCTGGCTTCCGTTCTTGTACCCGTAGCCCGGCTGACAGGTGACAGGGTACGGGATTTATCTCCGGATATGCGCAAAAAAATTGGTAAAAAGCTGGAGAATGTCCGGGGAGATGAAAGCAGAGAAGCACTGGCATGTCTTTACTCCGTGATTCCCATGGAAAGAAAAGAGGAGAAAGAGATGTTTGGGGAATCTCTGCCGCCTGGATTGCGTCTGTATCGTGATGCAGAAACAGACTGATTTTTTATCCATGTGAACAGTTTTTTCATTGCAGATAGCGGAAGGAGTCCACTTTGGTAAAAAGGATGTTGTTCTTTCTGCTGGTTCCAGTGGCAATGCTGGGTGGCTGCTCAGCTCACAATACAGAAAATTTTACCCCGAGCCGTCATCAGCATCCGGTACTGAATTTCTATCAGGGTCCTCTTGATCATCTGCATGCAGTGCGAAGTGGTAAATGCGGCATGTCTCCAAGCTGCTCTTCTTATGCCGCTCAGTCGTTTCAAAACCGGTCTTTTTTTGATGCGTGGTTTGCATCCTTCGACAGACTATTACGTTGTGGCAGAGATTTGGGTCACCCGAATATCCGTTGGGTGCCCGCACCCGGTGGCCCGAAGGTTTTTGACCCGGTGGTGATATTGCGTGAAGATGCCCCCTGCTTACAGAAATAACAGACAAGGAGATCCCCATGAGTCGTTGGATAAAAAAGTATGATTTGAGCATAATCTTGCATGGTCTGATTCTTATGCTTTTACTGCTTTTTCTGGGTGCAGCGACGGCAAAGGCGGATAAATCACTGATCATGGTCAGTATTCTGCCTCAAAAATATTTTGTGGAAAAAATTGCAGGGGACATCCTCGATAGTTTTGATGTAAAAGTCATGGTTTTACCGGGGGCAAGTCCTGCAACCTATGAGCCCACACCTTCTCAGATGCTGCAGTTGTCTCGTGCCCGAGTCTATTTTTCCATAGGAGTTCCTTTTGAACGATCATGGCTGCCCCGTTTTGCAAGCACATATCCGGACCTGACCATTGTGGCTACGGATGCAGGATTTGCCAAAAGAACGATCCGTGGACACCGGCACCATGATGACGGACACGGGCACAGTCATAGCCATGGAGAAGATTTTCCGGATCCGCACATATGGCTTTCTCCTGAACTTGTAAAATACCAGGCAATCACTATCCTGGATGCCCTGCAGGCTCATTTTCCCGATAAAGCAGCTGCTTTTACTGCTGGATACGAAAGCTTCATTGATGAGATCGAAGGAATTGATAGAGAAATACGAAAAATTCTTGAATCCCAAAAAGGTCGCAGTTTTTTTGTTTTTCATCCTTCATGGGGATATTTTGCTGATGCCTATGAACTGGAGCAAATACCCGTTGAGGTTGGAGGACGTGAGCCCACACCCGGGGAACTGGCTGTGATGATCCGTCAGGCAAGGGAGAAAGATGCCGTTGCAGTTTTTGTCCAGCCACAGTTTTCACAGCGTTCAGCTACCATTATTGCTAATGCAATCAATGCTGATCTGGTTGTTTTAGATCCGTTGGCAGAAAACTGGGGGGAAAACCTGATAAAGGCTGCCCGTGCTCTGAGGGACCATGCCCGGTGAATTTTTTCACCTCAGATCAAAAATATAAAGAGAATTGGTGGAAAACGTGTGCATTTTGAGCTAAGAAGCTCATGGTTTTATTCTGGCCTTTTTTCGGTGTTTGAGGAGGAGAAGATGCACGCCGATAGTTTGG harbors:
- a CDS encoding Hsp70 family protein translates to MTRPSYVVGIDLGTSNTVVAYASLTEDLEHTPDFHILEIPQMAGLGVVEKSTILPSFLYLPEQREAEQMKLPWGTANPVVGLYARDRGAEVPGRQIASSKSWLCTDLVDRGGGVLPWDSQDIESERRLSPVVASSMILHHVKDAWNYHFRSQGENFLLENQEIFLTVPASFDAVARDLTVRAAQEAGLLKLVLLEEPQAAFYAWIAKRRNAWRDHVKAGDTVLVCDVGGGTSDFSLIRVKDADGRLELERIAVGNHLLVGGDNMDLTLAYHVAAGLAAKNKALDAWQMRGLIQRSRQVKESLLKDPGKESLSVTIAGRGSGLIAGTIKSEVRYDEVEKLIMTGFFPECDRDARPVQPSGSGLSEFGLGYEADPAITRHLAAFLAETGEEPTAVLFNGGVMKPSLLRERLCRIVASWQNGKEVRELENEAGDLAVAMGAAYYGWARKGRGIRIRSGLSRTYYIGVAAAMPAVPGIPMPKKALCIAPFGMEEGSEVSIREKIYMLNVGVPVSFELLASTSRREDTPGEVVEDWQGALVPVARIETRLDGGDEKRIPVTLAVRVTEVGTLEFFCVSEKDGRSWDLAFQIREGFS
- a CDS encoding Hsp70 family protein — its product is MQNSETPFVVGIDLGTTNSAVSFVDLRKKSFEIKNFPIQQLAGAGVFAPHNVLPSFLYIPGTHEMDSSAIQHPWPKSTDMFAGLFAREYGGKVPSRLVVSAKSWLCHDQVDRRAPILPWGAPAEIPKVSPIEATSLYLSHIRSAWNTYHAKDPDLYLEHQQITVTVPASFDEVAREMTLEAAREAGLPRVILLEEPLAAFYSWLLRHEKNWMEQIRPGELVLVCDMGGGTSDFTLISLKESEEGGSPRFERIAVGDHLILGGDNVDLALARMIEMRLGGKDISLSGDRWKVLCHLCRAAKERLLEGGRARERITIMGEGRRLIGDTVSVFLEQEETEEIVLEGFFPRLSPDDLKRDAPPVTGGVTEFGLPYAADAALTRYLAAFLYSHKEEVHRKMDRSVCPDHILFNGGALKPLSIRERIRVAVSDLFNLSPDQAPAELENPNPDLAVSLGAAYYGLVKYGKGVRVGSGSPRSYYMSIGVGEQKKALCLVERGLDEGSVIDLPRNIFEVQANQPVQFDVYASSFRSGDRAGDLINIDETLSPLPPLRTLIRFGKKEEARSIPVHMEANYTEMGSLALWCRSGISDHRWQLSFQLRQPYQVLVPDNKDILDAERVDAAVCAALMAFDDTGEIVNPVREIAAIVLLSKNQWPLDLLRKISDALLSEPDLRRISPAHESRWLNLLGFCLRPGTGDAFDDERLRKLWRFYKDGLVFTNKTQNKNEWWILWRRVAAGLGPGRQRQILQDLSSVLFTKTKSKKIIFSQELVEIWSAVANMEFLSVQDKKRCSEALLPLLHPRKSPERLFWSFARLCSRTLLYGPADRVLPPEMVTPWLDTILAMNWNDPEALASVLVPVARLTGDRVRDLSPDMRKKIGKKLENVRGDESREALACLYSVIPMERKEEKEMFGESLPPGLRLYRDAETD
- the yidD gene encoding membrane protein insertion efficiency factor YidD; this encodes MVKRMLFFLLVPVAMLGGCSAHNTENFTPSRHQHPVLNFYQGPLDHLHAVRSGKCGMSPSCSSYAAQSFQNRSFFDAWFASFDRLLRCGRDLGHPNIRWVPAPGGPKVFDPVVILREDAPCLQK
- a CDS encoding metal ABC transporter solute-binding protein, Zn/Mn family, yielding MSRWIKKYDLSIILHGLILMLLLLFLGAATAKADKSLIMVSILPQKYFVEKIAGDILDSFDVKVMVLPGASPATYEPTPSQMLQLSRARVYFSIGVPFERSWLPRFASTYPDLTIVATDAGFAKRTIRGHRHHDDGHGHSHSHGEDFPDPHIWLSPELVKYQAITILDALQAHFPDKAAAFTAGYESFIDEIEGIDREIRKILESQKGRSFFVFHPSWGYFADAYELEQIPVEVGGREPTPGELAVMIRQAREKDAVAVFVQPQFSQRSATIIANAINADLVVLDPLAENWGENLIKAARALRDHAR